A window of the Arenibacter algicola genome harbors these coding sequences:
- a CDS encoding peptidylprolyl isomerase encodes MNKVIKTGFSLSILLLTGIMSAQESENLPDTQVEPQEVIVEESMISKNDSVNNFKRIKLDGIAAVVGDYVILESDIEKTLIDLKSQGASTADVTRCGLLGKLMEDRLYAHQAVQDSILVSDDEVNAQGDRQLQQLVSQIGSMEKVLNYYKKDDEASFREELYKINKLRMLSEKMQNKIVSEIEITPEEVRQFFNKIPEDERPVFGAELEIAQIVKQPKASDEEKQKVIDKLNEIKADIEENDASFSVKAILYSQDPGSKSKGGFYSMTRETPFVKEFKDVAFSLREGEISDPFETDFGYHIIYVEKIRGRELDLRHILISPEISQKELDDAKKELDSIRKGVLDGKFTFAAAALNFSDEKETKFDGGLLRNPQDYSSRFELTKMEPSLYNQVRDIKDNEISMPILENDPRGGAPKYKIMKITNRYDEHVADFAKDYIKIQELALREKQYNAIKKWMDEHIEDTYVSVNSANKDCDFANNWVKE; translated from the coding sequence ATGAACAAGGTAATTAAAACAGGTTTTTCCCTTTCTATTTTATTGTTGACAGGGATAATGAGTGCACAGGAATCCGAAAATCTTCCAGATACCCAGGTAGAACCGCAAGAGGTAATTGTAGAGGAATCTATGATCTCCAAGAACGATTCCGTAAACAATTTTAAAAGGATAAAACTGGACGGGATAGCTGCCGTAGTGGGCGACTATGTAATCTTGGAATCAGATATAGAAAAAACTTTGATAGATCTTAAAAGCCAAGGGGCCTCCACTGCCGACGTTACAAGATGCGGTCTTTTGGGTAAGTTAATGGAAGATCGTTTGTATGCGCATCAGGCTGTTCAAGACAGTATTTTGGTTTCTGATGATGAGGTAAATGCCCAAGGGGATCGGCAGTTACAACAACTGGTCTCCCAGATAGGTTCTATGGAAAAGGTCTTGAATTATTATAAAAAGGATGATGAGGCCAGTTTTCGTGAAGAACTGTACAAGATCAACAAGCTAAGAATGCTTTCCGAAAAAATGCAGAACAAAATTGTTTCGGAAATAGAGATTACCCCAGAGGAAGTTAGGCAGTTCTTTAATAAGATTCCGGAAGATGAAAGACCTGTTTTTGGTGCGGAGTTGGAAATTGCCCAAATAGTAAAGCAACCCAAGGCTTCCGATGAAGAAAAGCAAAAGGTAATAGATAAACTAAATGAAATCAAGGCAGATATTGAGGAAAATGATGCTAGCTTTAGTGTGAAGGCTATTTTGTATTCCCAAGATCCTGGATCCAAATCCAAGGGTGGATTTTACAGTATGACCCGAGAGACCCCATTTGTTAAGGAATTTAAGGATGTGGCTTTTAGTTTAAGGGAAGGTGAGATTTCTGACCCCTTCGAAACCGATTTTGGTTACCACATTATATATGTCGAAAAAATTAGGGGCCGTGAGCTGGATCTAAGACATATTCTTATATCTCCGGAGATATCCCAAAAGGAATTGGATGATGCAAAGAAGGAATTGGATAGCATTAGAAAAGGGGTATTGGATGGTAAATTTACCTTTGCTGCTGCAGCTTTAAATTTTTCCGATGAAAAGGAAACCAAATTTGATGGAGGTTTGTTAAGAAATCCACAGGATTATAGCTCCCGATTTGAGCTTACCAAAATGGAACCATCGCTTTATAATCAAGTGAGGGACATAAAGGACAATGAAATTTCCATGCCTATTCTAGAGAATGATCCCAGGGGAGGTGCTCCCAAATACAAAATCATGAAAATCACCAATCGGTATGATGAACATGTTGCCGATTTTGCAAAAGATTACATAAAGATTCAGGAATTGGCACTC